Proteins encoded in a region of the Triplophysa rosa linkage group LG14, Trosa_1v2, whole genome shotgun sequence genome:
- the LOC130564705 gene encoding uncharacterized protein LOC130564705 isoform X1: MMIFLPYRDKIERKIVELAESSEEARRVLRLTMMKEMVRMYNIKLWQRKLIDVHKVIERFPSIFFILEANHPLWKTLDPENPPLIVVPSPGQHDQPPEAVAANGLQNKAKTLVCQLIRLSGRTLHDCLRDKIERKIVELAESSEEARRVLRLTMMKEMVRMYNIKLWQRKLIDVHKVIERFPSIFFILEANHPLWKTLDPENPPLIVVPSPGQHDQPPEAVMGNHLQNRAKALVQQLTRCSGPTLSKWCR; encoded by the exons ATGATGATATTCCTTCCTTACAGAGACAAGATAGAGAGGAAGATCGTTGAACTTGCCGAATCCTCAGAGGAGGCACGTCGAGTATTGAGGCTGACCATGATGAAAGAGATGGTCCGGATGTACAACATCAAACTTTGGCAGCGCAAGTTGATAGATGTCCACAAGGTCATCGAGCG GTTTCCTtccatattttttattcttgaagCGAATCATCCTTTATGGAAGACTCTCGATCCAGAGAACCCCCCACTGATTGTTGTCCCCTCACCCGGACAACACGACCAGCCTCCG GAGGCTGTGGCTGCGAATGGTCTCCAGAATAAGGCGAAGACGTTGGTTTGCCAATTAATTCGTCTTTCCGGCCGCACCTTACATGATTGTCTCAG AGACAAGATAGAGAGGAAGATCGTTGAACTTGCCGAATCCTCAGAGGAGGCACGTCGAGTATTGAGGCTGACCATGATGAAAGAGATGGTCCGGATGTACAACATCAAACTTTGGCAGCGCAAGTTGATAGATGTCCACAAGGTCATCGAGCG GTTTCCTtccatattttttattcttgaagCGAATCATCCTTTATGGAAGACTCTCGATCCAGAGAACCCCCCACTGATTGTTGTCCCCTCACCCGGACAACACGACCAGCCTCCG GAGGCTGTGATGGGGAATCATCTCCAGAATAGGGCAAAGGCTTTGGTTCAACAATTAACTCGTTGTTCTGGTCCCACCCTGTCTAAATGGTGCAGGTGA
- the nek3 gene encoding serine/threonine-protein kinase Nek3 has translation MDQYSLVRVIGEGSFGRALMVRPVNEDETFVMKEIRLPKAESDMRNSRREAVLLSIMKHPNIVAFRESFEADGHLFIVMEFCSGGDLLQRIQQQKNVSFSEDMILKWFVQMCLATKYIHDKRVLHRDLKSKNIFLTGNGLVKVGDFGSACTLNSAKAFAQTYVGTPYYVSPEIWDSKPYNNKSDVWSLGCVLYELCSLRHPFQARSWKSLILKVCRGAYAPLPSHFPYELHYLVKHMFKTNPRDRPSVHTILNSHRVSRLLHKHLTPESEELVKKQECRWRKEEGEKVAVLLGQKTLMTSSTAEGLSFTENNSIDPASRKKWAFGSCNTVLGVLGNADIISSDSMTAAEESVCQNQERRTRKQWDKHPPERLPSVLEKAQLCSAFETYTIHRHGCESLRGPLGSEQGDSVDGPEEIITDDSRLEPRSDDDDTDFEEDCPYDWIHELEKMVYDC, from the exons ATGGATCAATATTCATTGGTGAGAGTCATCGGTGAAGGATCTTTTGGTCGAGCTCTGATGGTTCGACCAGTAAATGAAGATGAAACGTTTGTAATGAAGGAAATACGACTGCCAAAG GCTGAGTCTGATATGAGGAACAGCAGAAGAGAGGCTGTGCTTCTGTCCATAATGAAGCATCCAAACATTGTGGCATTCAGAGAGTCGTTTGAAG CTGATGGTCATTTATTTATCGTGATGGAGTTCTGCAGTGGTGGAGATCTGCTTCAGAGAATACAGCAGCAAAAAAACGTGTCGTTTTCTGAGGACATG ATTCTGAAGTGGTTTGTACAGATGTGTCTAGCTACCAAGTACATTCATGACAAGAGAGTCCTGCACAGAGATTTAAAATCAAAG AACATTTTCCTGACAGGTAATGGACTTGTGAAGGTTGGAGATTTTGGTTCAGCGTGTACTCTTAACAG TGCAAAAGCATTTGCGCAGACATACGTTGGTACCCCATACTATGTGTCTCCGGAGATATGGGACAGcaaaccttacaataataaaag TGACGTCTGGTCCCTTGGCTGTGTCTTGTATGAACTTTGCTCTCTCCGGCACCCG TTTCAGGCACGCAGCTGGAAGAGTCTGATCCTGAAGGTGTGCCGGGGAGCGTATGCACCTTTACCCAGTCACTTCCCTTATGAACTACACTACCTCGTCAAACACATGTTCAAGACAAACCCCAGAGACAGACCCTCTGTACACACCATCTTAAACTCTCACCGTGTGTCCCGACTGCTGCATAAACACCTGACACCAGAG AGTGAAGAGCTGGTGAAAAAACAAGAGTGCCGTTGGAGGAAAGAGGAGGGAGAGAAAGTGGCCGTACTGTTGGGACAGAAGACTTTAATGACATCATCTACCGCTGAAG GACTGTCCTTCACAGAGAATAACAGCATCGACCCAGCTTCTCGTAAGAAGTGGGCCTTCGGATCTTGTAATACAGTGCTGGGGGTCCTAGGAAATGCCGACATCATTTCCTCTGACAGCATGACTGCTGCAGAAG AGTCAGTGTGTCAGAATCAGGAGAGAAGAACGAGGAAACAATGGGATAAACATCCACCAGAGAGACTTCCGAGTGTGCTGGAGAAAGCTCAACTCTGCTCCGCCTTTGAGACCTACACCATACACAGACACG GTTGTGAAAGTCTGAGAGGTCCTTTAGGCTCAGAGCAGGGAGACAGTGTTGATGGTCCTGAGGAGATCATCACAGATGACAGCAGACTGGAGCCACGTTCGGATGATGACGACAC GGATTTTGAAGAAGACTGTCCGTACGACTGGATACACGAACTTGAGAAAATGGTGTATGACTGCTAG
- the LOC130564700 gene encoding uncharacterized protein LOC130564700 yields the protein MMMSLPYRNEAERKLIEFAVSSEEAHREVWMAIVEKMVQMHNSKRWRQKLIGVHKFIERFPSIFFIPESIHPVWKTLNPENPPLIVPPSTGQHAQLPPPEAVTAKGLQNKAKALVYQLIRFSGRTLPDCLRDKIERKLVEFAESSEEARRELRLTMMKEMVRLHNMKRWQRKLIDVHKFIERFPSIFFPFSPSPGQHDQPPEAVMGNHIQRKGKALVQQLIHFSGPNIDKWFSHYRDEAQRRLIEFAESSEGARREVRLIMVEEMVLMHSGKRRPKLIGIHRFIESCQSVKWSDRKSHYKKNKTPTNHGTHKD from the exons ATGATGATGTCTCTCCCTTACAGAAACGAGGCAGAGAGAAAGCTCATTGAGTTTGCTGTATCGTCAGAGGAGGCACACAGAGAAGTGTGGATGGCGATTGTTGAAAAGATGGTCCAGATGCACAATAGTAAACGTTGGCGTCAAAAGTTGATAGGGGTCCACAAGTTCATCGAGAG GTTTCCTTCCATATTTTTTATTCCTGAATCAATCCATCCTGTCTGGAAGACTCTCAATCCAGAGAATCCCCCACTGATTGTTCCCCCCTCGACCGGACAACACGCCCAGCTTCCACCGCCG GAGGCTGTGACGGCGAAGGGTCTCCAGAATAAGGCGAAGGCGTTGGTTTACCAATTGATTCGTTTTTCCGGCCGCACCTTACCTGATTGTCTCAG AGACAAGATAGAGAGGAAGCTCGTCGAATTTGCCGAATCATCAGAGGAGGCACGTCGGGAATTGAGGCTGACCATGATGAAAGAGATGGTCCGGCTGCACAACATGAAACGTTGGCAGCGCAAGTTGATAGATGTCCACAAGTTCATCGAGCG GTTTCCTTccatattttttcctttttcccCCTCACCCGGACAACACGACCAGCCTCCG GAGGCTGTGATGGGGAATCATATCCAGAGAAAGGGAAAGGCCTTGGTTCAACAGTTAATTCATTTTTCCGGTCCCAACATAGATAAATGGTTCAG TCATTACAGAGACGAGGCACAGAGAAGGCTTATTGAGTTTGCCGAATCCTCAGAAGGGGCAAGGAGAGAAGTGAGGCTGATTATGGTTGAAGAGATGGTTCTGATGCACAGTGGTAAACGGCGTCCAAAGTTGATAGGCATCCACAGGTTCATCGAGAG CTGTCAATCAGTAAAGTGGTCTGACAGGAAATCTCACTACAAGAAGAACAAAACTCCAACCAACCATGGCACGCACAAGGACTAA
- the LOC130564705 gene encoding uncharacterized protein LOC130564705 isoform X2, with the protein MMKEMVRMYNIKLWQRKLIDVHKVIERFPSIFFILEANHPLWKTLDPENPPLIVVPSPGQHDQPPEAVAANGLQNKAKTLVCQLIRLSGRTLHDCLRDKIERKIVELAESSEEARRVLRLTMMKEMVRMYNIKLWQRKLIDVHKVIERFPSIFFILEANHPLWKTLDPENPPLIVVPSPGQHDQPPEAVMGNHLQNRAKALVQQLTRCSGPTLSKWCR; encoded by the exons ATGATGAAAGAGATGGTCCGGATGTACAACATCAAACTTTGGCAGCGCAAGTTGATAGATGTCCACAAGGTCATCGAGCG GTTTCCTtccatattttttattcttgaagCGAATCATCCTTTATGGAAGACTCTCGATCCAGAGAACCCCCCACTGATTGTTGTCCCCTCACCCGGACAACACGACCAGCCTCCG GAGGCTGTGGCTGCGAATGGTCTCCAGAATAAGGCGAAGACGTTGGTTTGCCAATTAATTCGTCTTTCCGGCCGCACCTTACATGATTGTCTCAG AGACAAGATAGAGAGGAAGATCGTTGAACTTGCCGAATCCTCAGAGGAGGCACGTCGAGTATTGAGGCTGACCATGATGAAAGAGATGGTCCGGATGTACAACATCAAACTTTGGCAGCGCAAGTTGATAGATGTCCACAAGGTCATCGAGCG GTTTCCTtccatattttttattcttgaagCGAATCATCCTTTATGGAAGACTCTCGATCCAGAGAACCCCCCACTGATTGTTGTCCCCTCACCCGGACAACACGACCAGCCTCCG GAGGCTGTGATGGGGAATCATCTCCAGAATAGGGCAAAGGCTTTGGTTCAACAATTAACTCGTTGTTCTGGTCCCACCCTGTCTAAATGGTGCAGGTGA